One Rhizoctonia solani chromosome 2, complete sequence DNA segment encodes these proteins:
- a CDS encoding cuticle-degrading protease → MKSFALVAAALVAQTFAAPTAIPITKLAGPSKENSYIIKLKDGCLQGLSRCPSFGIHWRTRLQGSLQGALEFSLLLGSIPVILQNNGQYENVFHGYAGVLKGPILEYIRRSSDVEYIQADTIYKINWEQGDESLASREIHTQEEASHLAGRAANGGGVDIYGLDTGILTTHTAFGGRATWGATYGGYASRDGNGHGTHTAGTAAGSGFGLATAANIIALASNYVVSRAASSGRPTIATMSLGGDIDSAIDSAVSSAISRGIHFTVAGGTKTRTQLTSPRPRCCRHTIGAVDSSNRKASFSNYGSVLDVWALGVNVRSAWIGSNSAVNTISGTSMATPQVAGILAVVIGNKGNSSPAALSSALKSNAQAVVTGAPSGTTNLKARVW, encoded by the exons ATGAAGTCCTTCGCTCTCGTTGCGGCTGCCTTGGTCGCCCAGACCTTCGCTGCTCCTACCGCCATCCCTATCACTAAGCTTGCTGGTCCCTCGAAGGAGAACTCATACATCATCAAACTGAAAGATGGGTGTCTCCAAGGACTCTCACGTTGCCCGTCTTTTGGAATTCATTGGCGGACAAGACTCCAAGGTAGTTTACAAGGTGCGCTTGAGTTTAGTCTTTTACTTGGTTCGATCCCTGTAATCTTACAAAATAATGGGCAGTATGAGAATGTATTCCATGGGTATGCTGGTGTGCTCAAGGGGCCCATCCTCGAATATATCCGTCGCTCTTCCGATGTCGAATACATTCAGGC GGACACGATCTACAAGATCAACTGGGAGCAGGGCGACGAGTCTCTTGCTTCTCGTGAGATTCACACCCAGGAAGAAGCCTCTCACCTTGCTGGACGTGCTGCCAACGGGGGAGGTGTTGATATCTACGGCCTTGACACAGGTATTCTAACCACTCACACTGCCTTCGGTGGTCGTGCTACCTGGGGTGCTACCTATGGCGGCTATGCTAGCCGTGATGGCAATGGTCATGGTACTC ACACCGCTGGAACTGCAGCCGGGTCCGGTTTCGGTCTTGCTACCGCCGCCAACATTATTGCG CTGGCGTCAAACTATGTAGTTTCTCGCGCTGCATCATCAGGTCGCCCGACCA TCGCAACTATGTCTCTTGGTGGTGATATCGATTCTGCAATCGACTCCGCAGTGTCAAGCGCCATCTCGCGCGGTATTCATTTCACCGTTGCCGGTGGAACGAAAACCAGAACGCAGCTAACGTCTCCCCGCCCGCGTTGCTGCCGCCACACAATTGGTGCTGTTGACAGCTCCAACCGCAAGGCTTCGTTCTCCAACTATGGAT CTGTCCTTGACGTCTGGGCTCTCGGTGTCAACGTCCGCAGCGCATGGATCGGTAGCAACTCGGCCGTCAACACCATCTCTGGTACctccatggctacccctcAAGTTGCTGGCATCCTTGCTGTTGTCATCGGCAACAAAGGCAACTCTAGCCCT GCCGCTCTTTCTTCTGCCCTCAAATCTAATGCACAGGCCGTTGTTACTGGCGCCCCTTCGGGTACTAC TAACCTCAAGGCCCGTGTCTGGTAG
- a CDS encoding cuticle-degrading protease: MATPYVAGILAYVLSEYGQVTPASLSASLKSHAQAVVTGAPSGTTFHNSNCSLESTG; this comes from the exons ATGGCGACCCCCTATGTTGCTGGTATTCTGGCCTATGTCCTTAGCGAGTATGGCCAAGTTACTCCG GCTTCCCTCTCTGCTTCTCTGAAATCGCATGCTCAGGCCGTTGTCACGGGCGCTCCCTCGGGCACCAC ATTTCATAACAGTAACTGCTCCTTGGAAAGCACTGGCTAA
- a CDS encoding mitochondrial carrier protein: protein MGVLVKVRACWDFWELQLSACDVTPDASIGPITDFVAGTVGGMVGLAVGFPFDTIKVRLQHPETRIVTATVMRAQMSDPNAEPTLTQITIAGAGTGILASLIATPTELIKIRQQANTSAGAQPSAWVVAKDLWRSHGVRGLYRGVSSTAMRDMSYGAYFATYEGMQRLLAPARLRERPSDVEVKAEKEMEAQRWARLMVSGGVAGIAGWIFTFHLDSIKTRVQSIDYSPPIHHPASSSAALGNFAPGAPAMALARGYSASASSPYRTTWSTAVYMYRVEGLRSFWKGLWPTIVRAVPVNMATFGAYEISERDDGQQVLSLSVVPVPLYRPKMFTSTAAAVFALSALASAAPAPIPITKYAGPAKADSYIIKLKDGWDNANVFNGYAGVLKGSVLDFIRRSSDVEYIETDTIWQLDYEGASAEEFEERSEPASAAGLAARATGGFDIYSETIKIPLVLPLDDLRYRHSGYHVAVKVCSDSGSCATSDIVSGVNYAYAQFKANGKPSVATMSLGGSASTSIDSAVSTAISGGLHFTIAAGNSNVNAANTSPARVAAANTIGAIDSKTPRLVL, encoded by the exons ATGGGAgtgctggtcaaggtgagaGCGTGCTGGGATTTCTGGGAGCTGCAATTAAGTGCGTGCGACGTGACCCCAGATGCTTCAATTGGGCCTATTACGGACTTTGTGGCCGGAACTGTAGGCG GGATGGTTGGGCTTGCTGTTGGTTTCCCATTTGACACCA TCAAAGTTCGATTACAGCACCCAGAGACTAGAATCGTTACCGCAACGGT CATGCGCGCTCAGATGTCTGATCCCAATGCCGAGCCCACTCTCACCCAAATCACGATCGCTGGAGCTGGCACGGGTATCTTGGCCTCGCTCATCGCCACGCCGACCGAGCTGATCAAGATCCGCCAACAGGCTAATACGAGCGCGGGCGCGCAGCCATCCGCCTGGGTAGTTGCCAAGGATTTGTGGAGAAGTCATGGCGTAAGAGGCTTATATCGGGGCGTTTCCAGCACTGCAATGCGAGACATGAGTTATG GGGCATACTTTGCGACTTATGAAGGGATGCAACGGTTATTAGCTCCTGCTCGCCTGAGAGAAAGG CCCTCCGACGTGGAGGTGAAAGCTGAAAAGGAGATGGAGGCGCAACGCTGGGCTCGATTAATGGTTTCAGGAGGTGTTGCCGGA ATTGCTGGATGGATATTTACCTTCCATCTGGATTCGATCAAGACTCGTGTCCAAAGTATTGATTACTCACCTCCAATCCACCATCCGGCATCATCTTCTGCAGCTTTGGGTAATTTTGCTCCTGGTGCGCCCGCTATGGCCTTGGCTCGAGGATATTCGGCAAGTGCGTCGAGCCCGTATAGGACAACGTGGAGCACAGCGGTATACATGTACCGAGTTGAAGGATTGAGGTCATTCTGGAAGGGACTCTGGCCAACAATTGTTAG GGCTGTACCGGTCAACATGGCTACCTTTGGGGCATACGAAATC AGTGAGCGGGACGATGGTCAGCAGGTCCTATCTCTCAGCGTAGTACCAGTTCCACTATATCGGCCAAAAATGTTCACCTCTACCGCCGCTGCTGTTTTCGCGCTCTCCGCTTTGGCTTCTGCCGCTCCCGCCCCCATTCCTATCACCAAGTATGCGGGCCCAGCCAAGGCAGACTCCTATATCATCAAGCTCAAAGACGGT TGGGACAATGCCAACGTCTTCAATGGTTACGCTGGTGTTCTGAAGGGCTCTGTGTTGGATTTCATCCGCAGGTCGTCCGATGTTGAGTACATTGAAAC CGATACTATTTGGCAACTTGACTACGAGGGAGCTTCAGCTGAGGAGTTTGAGGAACGCTCTGAGCCTGCCTCTGCCGCTGGTCTTGCTGCCCGGGCAACTGGAGG TTTTGATATTTACTCGGAAACAATAAAGATACCGCTGGTACTGCCGTTGGACGACCTACGGTATCGCCACTCAGGCTACCATGTCGCTGTCAAGGTCTGCTCCGACTCCGGATCGTGTGCTACCTCGGATATTGTATCTGGAGTAAACTACGCATATGCCCAATTCAAGGCCAACGGAAAGCCTTCAG TTGCCACCATGTCCCTCGGCGGAAGTGCATCCACATCAATTGATAGCGCCGTCTCGACTGCCATCAGTGGTGGTCTCCACTTCACCATTGCCGCCGGGAATAGCAATGTCAATGCTGCCAACACATCTCCTGCTCGTGTCGCGGCTGCTAACACTATTGGTGCCATCGATAGTAAAACGCCAAGGCTCGTTCTCTAA
- a CDS encoding Fungal Zn(2)-Cys(6) binuclear cluster domain — protein MTHPRQDFIRRRFERDRSPELPTIQTSEIDRISDPAFAIPMPNLGTENTLGMIADPAGYIRSHDSTLGIEHGEDSDQRMKSRNTDLAMPVPSQSWPAPAPAQTEARGLQPEASNSITPKSEDQWDPANGNTNYIARPSILGAGLLYMIGRPVHVANKSDTTLSEEFDRSWPQEQLMDAKSREDPAIDIMKAVEAFCQSVPPSVDARKATREAHFSRKLHEYCLLRVSYWFMPPPLTALGSLANQFGGSKRIIWIMYLTASIFQSFEQVSQACVPASTKYIAWIDTFEQKFTTDSRHNLSLSDMSERLMAHLELAFLKFAVADSVSGYALLKRALPKFLKISSMDSNSLMEDANGWLVISFSYALTGPRNELRRFATYDTIVAFLFGVPPLAEYGYNHEYGPEPQGFEWSYGIPTALLQIVSQVNSWRYCSRVALDDWQTLEKQV, from the exons ATGACCCATCCTAGACAAGATTTCATCCGCCGCCGATTTGAAAGGGATCGTTCTCCTGAACTCCCAACCATACAAACATCGGAGATAGACAGGATCAGCGATCCAGCGTTTGCAATACCAATGCCTAAT CTGGGCACAGAAAATACACTGGGAATGATCGCAGACCCGGCCGGATATATTAGAAGCCATGATAGCACACTCGGTATTGAGCACGGAGAAGACAGCGAT CAGCGTATGAAATCCCGTAACACAGATCTTGCCATGCCTGTTCCGTCTCAATCGTGGCCTGCACCTGCACCAGCTCAAACAGAAGCACGAGGATTACAACCAGAG GCAAGTAACTCCATTACCCCTAAGTCGGAAGATCAGTGGGATCCAGCCAATGGAAATACGAACTACATCGCTAGGCCTTCCATTTTAGGAGCAGGACTGTTATATATGATCGGGAGACCTGTTCATGTGGCTAACAAAAGCGACACCACCCTTTCAGAAGAATTCGATCGTTCATGGCCACAAGA GCAATTGATGGATGCAAAATCCAGGGAGGATCCAGCGATAGATATAATGAAAGCTGTAGAAGCGTTCTGTCAGTCAGTCCCTCCTTCAGTAGACGCGAGAAAGGCCACAAGGGAAGCTCATTTTTCACGCAAGCTTCACGAGT ATTGTTTGTTGCGTGTTAGCTATTGGTTTATGCCTCCTCCGCTGACGGCGCTTGGTTCCCTGGCGAACCAATTTGGGGGATCGAAAAGAATAATATGGATAATGTATTTGACAGCTAGCATCTTCCAGTCATTTGAACAGGTCTCCCAAGCTTGTGTTCCGGCCTCAACCAAATACATTGCTTGGATCGATACATTTGAACAAAAGTTTACTACAGACTCTCGTCACAATCTGTCATTGAGCGATATGTCAGAACGTCTGATGGCTCATCTTGAG CTAGCGTTCTTGAAGTTTGCCGTGGCTGATAGTGTTTCAGGGTATGCTCTACTCAAAAGAGCGCTACCCAAGTTTCTTAAGATCTCATCCATGGACTCGAACTCACTGATGGAAGACGCTAACGGGTGGCTAGTGATTTCGTTTTCTTACGCGCTTACTGGGCCTCGGAACGAACTTAGAAGGTTCGCTACATATGACACCATCGTAGCATTCTTATTTGGAGTTCCACCCTTGGCAGAGTACGGGTACAACCACGAATATGGTCCTGAGCCACAAGGGTTCGAATGGTCGTATGGGATTCCTACGGCGCTTCTCCAGATTGTGTCGCAAGTAaactcatggagatattgcTCGAGAGTTGCTCTCGATGATTGGCAAACGTTAGAGAAGCAAGTTTAG
- a CDS encoding F-type H+-transporting ATPase subunit b, whose protein sequence is MASRFAIQSLRGSSILRNYLASLLRRQATAIPRLAVVPSRQYSDASRPPPEQRANAIIESLPGNSLISKTGTVVLGTGVAAAAISQELYVVNEETIVLVGTAIMFTLLARILKDPYKEWTEGHINRIRNILNSTRKEHTQAVTARIDAVQQMKDVVDVTKGLFALSKETAKLEHEAFTRQKVAVATEVKAVLDSWVRYEQQEKESEQADLAKAVIERVTKSLTDAKNQQDILNSAIAEVEQLVKSKAI, encoded by the exons ATGGCCTCTCGTTTTGCTATCCAGTCGCTCCGGGGCTCCT CGATTTTACGAAATTATTTAGCGTCCCTTTTACGCAGGCAAGCTACGGCGATCCCACGCCTTGCAGTGGTGCCCAG TCGCCAGTACTCCGATG CATCGAGGCCTCCTCCTGAGCAACGCGCCAATGCTATCATCGAATCTCTCCCTGGAAACTCCTTGATCAGCAAAACTGGTACTGTCGTCCTCGGTACTGGTGTTGCCGCTGCCGCGATCTCCCAGGAACTCTATGTCGTAAACGAGGAGACAATTGTTCTTGTCGGAACTGCCATCATGTTCACTCTCCTCGCTCGCATTCTCAAGGATCCGTACAAAGAGTGGACCGAGGGTCACATTAAC CGCATCCGTAACATCCTCAACTCGACCCGCAAAGAGCACACTCAGGCCGTCACTGCTCGCATTGATGCTGTGCAGCAAATGAAGGATGTCGTAGATGTTACCAAAGGCCTCTTTGCCCTCTCCAAGGAGACTGCCAAGTTGGAGCACGAGGCATTCACCCGCCAAAAGGTCGCCGTTGCAACTGAGGTCAAGGCTGTCCTTGACTCGTGGGTTCGTTACGAGCAACAGGAGAAGGAGAGCGAGCAGGCTGATTTGGCCAAGGCTGTTATCGAGCGTGTCACCAAGAGCTTGACGGATGCCAAGAACCAGCAAGATATCTTGAACAGCGCAATTGCTGAGGTTGAGC AACTTGTCAAGTCCAAGGCCATCTGA
- a CDS encoding cytochrome C oxidase assembly protein translates to MSRAAKITLFTSVVFAGLAVWGVHAQQRKEQEASGLHNVMGVIRDEARQAAKKKQREQELLESMKKREIYERVQTVGPGSNTPIS, encoded by the exons ATGTCGCGTGCTGCCAAAATTACGCTCTTCACTTCGGTCGTGTTTGCAGGATTGGCGGTATGGGGAGTGCATGCTCAGCAGCGGAAAGAACAAGAAGCAAGTGGTCTTC ACaatgtcatgggtgtcataaggGATGAAGCTAGGCAAGCAGCCAAGAAGAAGCAGCGGGAACAGGAGTTGCTTGAGTCGATGAAGAAGCGAGAAATCTATGAGCGCGTGCAGACGGTCGGACCAGGCTCCAACACCCCAATATCTTAA